The following are encoded in a window of Pseudalgibacter alginicilyticus genomic DNA:
- a CDS encoding sensor histidine kinase: MFVFSMYMQLIFKNILFVIPLFLLELVAAQNPVFKHMADVSNLPDVEFYDVLEDHENYIWLAANKGLYRYDGKTYQRFSHPNQKGNSLFQLSLDSNGILWCNNISGQLFYIKNNKLNLFFDASHLVKGQLSPFAISENNIRLFTTTGIYDIHRTTKKTTKIFNGFCFSSANYASTNYAFTTDIESDTKRHQVYKLEGTKTIPILEIKNSKLIQSPLLFAFKNAIFLTYKSDSENIIYFINKANNTAKKLATPKQIKEETIYNLLSFGDTYWFLTTSGIFVYDFKNGAFIFKEQLFQTESITDVELDFNNNYWFTTLDHGVFVSPNLNIRRIELEAIKSKVTTSCALSNNQFVLATNDGKLLFYNHSNHIKTLQLPGKKIIGNLFHDIEKQLLIISINASESFVMDLKTNKIIDAKNKFAVAKTFSKINKNTLFYGNYKEGIVYKNPFSLSEKKVISSNRVKASIVNNNKLFVSYINGVFKYDLNTYTALELKLNQNSLIVDAIAKTENTIWMSTQHNGLLKFENNTLSKSVISLPKPLEINTLKSDSVFLWVSTNKGLYRYHTKDHNLKFLSDQDGLNTTINDFLILKDFIVLIFPKAFYILQKNKGLFKAFKTSKIKIEAVSINDLDTLLQANYKLPYNLNKIGVSFNSNGFQSNQHVKYQYRVKQIDTSWKNIPLHTHFVNFNSLSSGTYTFELKAKNISAKTPVFATPITFIITKPFWETYWFYGLVLTSIIGVFWLYFRWRLQQKEAQRIAEIDKILIDKKITNLRLENLRSQMNPHFIFNALNSIQDYIISNEKELASSYLVKFSRLIRIYLDYSQQNEITLAEELNALKLYLELEKVRFEDELEYQISIDNLLNTNQIKVPSLFIQPYVENALKHGLLHKLNDRKLHIEAKIIQQNKLQITVEDNGIGRAHSEKLKRPNQQHKPFATKANKERVHLYKNKLKRDITITTNDLYDKNNEAAGTKVVITMPIH, translated from the coding sequence ATGTTTGTTTTTTCAATGTATATGCAACTTATTTTTAAAAATATCTTATTTGTAATACCTCTTTTTCTATTAGAATTAGTAGCTGCCCAAAACCCTGTTTTTAAACATATGGCGGATGTGTCCAATCTACCTGATGTTGAATTTTATGACGTTTTGGAAGATCATGAAAATTACATTTGGTTAGCTGCAAACAAAGGCTTGTACCGCTATGACGGTAAAACATACCAACGATTTAGTCACCCTAATCAAAAAGGTAACTCTTTATTTCAATTAAGTTTAGACAGTAACGGAATACTGTGGTGCAACAATATTTCTGGACAACTTTTTTACATAAAAAACAATAAATTAAACCTGTTTTTTGATGCCAGTCATTTAGTAAAAGGTCAACTGTCTCCTTTTGCAATTTCAGAAAATAACATTCGATTATTTACCACAACAGGCATTTATGACATACACCGAACCACTAAAAAAACCACTAAAATTTTTAACGGCTTTTGTTTTAGCAGTGCAAACTATGCTTCAACCAATTATGCTTTTACTACTGATATAGAAAGCGATACAAAACGACACCAGGTTTATAAATTGGAGGGAACAAAAACGATTCCAATATTAGAAATTAAAAATTCTAAACTCATACAATCACCACTATTATTTGCTTTTAAAAATGCCATATTCTTAACCTACAAAAGCGATTCTGAAAATATTATTTACTTTATAAATAAGGCTAATAACACAGCTAAAAAGTTAGCCACCCCTAAACAGATAAAAGAAGAAACTATTTATAATCTTTTAAGTTTTGGAGACACCTATTGGTTTTTAACCACTTCTGGTATATTTGTTTATGATTTTAAAAATGGAGCCTTCATCTTTAAAGAACAGCTATTTCAAACCGAATCTATTACTGATGTTGAATTAGATTTCAACAATAATTATTGGTTTACAACCTTAGATCATGGCGTTTTTGTATCTCCAAATTTAAACATCAGACGTATAGAGTTAGAAGCCATAAAATCTAAAGTCACAACCTCTTGCGCATTATCCAACAATCAATTTGTATTAGCCACAAATGATGGCAAACTTTTATTCTACAACCACTCCAATCATATTAAAACATTACAATTACCAGGAAAAAAAATTATAGGGAATTTATTTCACGATATTGAAAAACAACTGTTAATAATTAGCATCAATGCATCAGAATCATTTGTAATGGACTTAAAAACCAATAAAATTATAGATGCAAAAAACAAATTTGCGGTAGCTAAAACTTTTTCAAAAATAAACAAGAACACCTTGTTTTATGGAAATTATAAAGAAGGTATCGTTTATAAAAATCCATTTTCACTATCAGAAAAAAAAGTAATTAGTTCTAATCGTGTAAAAGCCTCTATAGTAAATAATAATAAACTTTTTGTTTCCTATATTAATGGTGTTTTTAAATACGATTTAAACACATATACTGCATTAGAGTTAAAACTAAACCAAAACAGTTTAATAGTTGATGCCATTGCCAAAACGGAAAATACAATCTGGATGTCAACACAACACAATGGTTTATTAAAATTTGAAAATAATACACTTTCAAAATCGGTAATCTCACTTCCAAAACCTTTAGAGATAAACACTTTAAAATCGGATAGTGTTTTTTTATGGGTTTCTACCAACAAAGGCTTATATCGCTACCATACAAAAGACCATAATTTAAAATTTTTAAGCGATCAAGACGGACTAAACACTACTATAAATGATTTTCTAATCCTTAAAGATTTTATTGTATTAATTTTTCCCAAAGCATTTTATATACTCCAAAAAAACAAGGGGTTATTCAAGGCTTTTAAAACATCCAAAATAAAAATAGAAGCGGTAAGCATTAATGACTTAGACACCTTATTACAAGCCAATTACAAATTACCATACAACCTTAATAAAATTGGTGTTTCATTCAACTCTAACGGGTTTCAATCTAACCAACATGTTAAATATCAATACCGTGTAAAGCAGATTGATACAAGCTGGAAAAACATCCCTTTACACACACACTTTGTCAATTTTAATAGTCTATCTAGTGGCACATATACTTTTGAACTTAAAGCTAAAAACATCAGTGCTAAAACACCTGTTTTTGCTACACCAATTACTTTTATAATAACAAAACCATTCTGGGAAACCTATTGGTTTTACGGTTTGGTTTTAACATCTATTATTGGGGTGTTTTGGTTGTATTTTAGATGGAGATTACAACAAAAAGAAGCACAACGCATTGCTGAAATTGATAAAATTTTAATAGATAAAAAAATAACTAATTTAAGATTAGAAAATCTGCGTTCGCAAATGAATCCGCATTTTATTTTCAATGCTTTAAATTCTATTCAAGATTACATTATTTCGAACGAAAAAGAATTGGCAAGCTCGTATTTAGTGAAGTTTAGCCGATTAATTAGAATCTATTTAGATTACAGCCAGCAAAACGAAATTACATTAGCAGAAGAATTAAACGCTTTAAAACTGTATCTAGAATTAGAAAAAGTTCGTTTTGAAGATGAATTGGAATACCAAATTTCTATTGATAATCTGTTAAATACAAATCAAATAAAAGTACCGTCATTATTCATTCAACCCTATGTTGAAAATGCACTTAAACACGGATTACTACACAAATTAAACGACCGAAAATTACATATTGAAGCTAAAATAATTCAGCAAAATAAATTACAAATTACGGTTGAAGATAACGGAATTGGTCGTGCACACTCCGAAAAATTAAAACGACCAAACCAACAACACAAACCCTTTGCTACCAAAGCAAACAAAGAACGTGTACACCTTTATAAAAACAAATTAAAACGTGATATAACCATTACTACCAACGATTTGTATGACAAAAATAACGAAGCTGCAGGTACAAAAGTGGTCATCACCATGCCAATACATTAA
- a CDS encoding LysM peptidoglycan-binding domain-containing protein, with protein MKAKYQQVLDLGEALNIQNGDVKEENGVLKIKGTAKTQYEKNLLWDKIKEIGGDTPSDIQADIKVADDSVYHRHIVKSGETLGKIAKQYYGNASKYQDIFKANSDILKNPDIIHPDQELIIPNL; from the coding sequence ATGAAAGCAAAATACCAACAAGTACTGGATTTAGGTGAAGCACTAAACATTCAAAATGGTGATGTGAAAGAAGAAAACGGTGTTCTTAAAATAAAAGGGACTGCAAAAACTCAATATGAAAAAAACCTACTCTGGGACAAAATAAAAGAAATAGGAGGCGATACCCCTTCTGATATTCAAGCTGACATTAAAGTTGCGGATGATAGTGTTTACCACAGACATATTGTAAAAAGTGGGGAAACATTAGGGAAAATTGCTAAACAATATTATGGAAATGCCTCAAAATATCAAGATATTTTTAAAGCCAACTCTGATATTTTAAAGAATCCTGATATTATTCATCCTGATCAAGAATTGATTATTCCTAATTTATAA
- the rpsA gene encoding 30S ribosomal protein S1 — MAEQANQANPEVSEEANQVEAPVVSEAKANPEKFLKEFNWHNYQEGIDEVDDQQLKEFEKLVAENFVDTLDDEVVTGVVVHISDRDAIIDINAKSEGVISLNEFRYNPNLAVGDKVEVLIDVREDATGQLVLSHRKARVIKAWDRVNAAHDTGEIVNGFVKCRTKGGMIVDVFGIEAFLPGSQIDVKPIRDYDQYVNKTMEFKVVKINHEFKNVVVSHKALIEADIEEQKKEIIGQLEKGQVLEGVVKNITSYGVFIDLGGVDGLIHITDLSWSRINHPNEIVELDQKLNVVILDFDEDKSRIQLGLKQLSKHPWEALADTVKVGDKVKGKVVVIADYGAFIEVADGVEGLIHVSEMSWSTHLRSAQDFVSVGDEVEAVILTLDREDRKMSLGIKQITPDPWTDITGKYPVGSKHVGIVRNFTNFGVFVELEEGIDGLIYISDLSWTKKIKHPSEFCSVGDKLDVVVLELDVEGRKLSLGHKQTTENPWDAYETDFALETVHTAEISEIVDKGATVEFNEDIVAFVPSRHLEKEDGSKLKKGDKAEFKIIEFNKEFKRVVASHTAIFKAEEVANVKAAVKKAEAQAAEAKPTLGDANEALQALKDKMDGKTTKAKK, encoded by the coding sequence ATGGCTGAACAAGCAAATCAAGCTAATCCTGAAGTATCAGAAGAAGCAAATCAAGTAGAAGCTCCAGTTGTATCTGAAGCAAAAGCAAATCCTGAAAAGTTTTTAAAAGAATTTAACTGGCACAATTATCAAGAAGGTATTGACGAGGTTGATGATCAACAACTTAAAGAATTTGAAAAATTAGTAGCAGAAAATTTTGTTGACACACTTGACGATGAAGTAGTTACTGGCGTAGTAGTACATATTTCTGACCGTGATGCAATTATTGACATCAATGCAAAATCAGAAGGTGTTATTTCGTTAAACGAATTCCGTTACAATCCAAACTTAGCAGTTGGTGATAAAGTAGAAGTATTAATTGATGTACGTGAAGATGCTACAGGTCAATTAGTATTATCTCACAGAAAAGCACGTGTTATTAAAGCATGGGATCGCGTAAATGCAGCTCATGATACTGGTGAAATTGTTAATGGTTTTGTTAAATGCAGAACTAAAGGAGGTATGATTGTAGATGTTTTTGGAATTGAAGCATTCTTACCAGGTTCTCAAATTGATGTAAAACCAATTAGAGATTACGATCAGTACGTAAATAAAACTATGGAATTTAAAGTTGTTAAAATCAACCACGAATTCAAAAACGTAGTCGTTTCTCATAAAGCTTTAATTGAAGCAGATATTGAAGAACAAAAGAAAGAAATTATTGGTCAATTAGAAAAAGGTCAAGTATTAGAAGGTGTTGTTAAAAACATTACTTCTTACGGTGTATTTATTGACCTTGGTGGTGTTGATGGATTGATTCACATTACAGATCTTTCTTGGTCTCGTATTAATCATCCAAATGAAATAGTTGAATTAGACCAAAAACTTAATGTGGTAATCCTTGATTTTGATGAAGATAAATCAAGAATCCAATTAGGTCTTAAACAATTATCTAAACATCCTTGGGAAGCTTTAGCTGATACTGTAAAAGTAGGAGATAAAGTAAAAGGTAAAGTAGTTGTTATTGCAGATTATGGTGCATTTATTGAAGTTGCTGATGGTGTAGAAGGATTAATTCACGTATCAGAAATGTCATGGTCAACACATTTACGTTCAGCTCAGGATTTTGTATCTGTAGGAGATGAAGTAGAAGCTGTAATCCTAACATTAGATAGAGAAGATCGTAAAATGTCTCTTGGTATCAAACAAATTACTCCAGACCCATGGACAGACATTACAGGTAAATATCCTGTAGGTTCTAAGCATGTTGGTATCGTTCGTAACTTTACAAACTTTGGTGTTTTTGTTGAATTAGAAGAAGGTATTGATGGATTGATTTATATTTCTGATTTATCTTGGACTAAGAAAATTAAGCACCCATCTGAATTTTGTTCAGTTGGCGATAAATTAGATGTTGTAGTATTAGAGTTGGATGTTGAAGGTCGTAAATTAAGTTTAGGACACAAACAAACTACTGAAAATCCTTGGGATGCATACGAAACAGACTTTGCTTTAGAAACTGTTCATACTGCTGAAATTTCTGAAATAGTTGATAAAGGTGCTACTGTTGAGTTTAATGAAGATATTGTTGCTTTTGTTCCTTCTCGTCATTTAGAAAAAGAAGATGGAAGTAAACTTAAAAAAGGCGATAAAGCCGAATTTAAAATCATTGAATTTAATAAAGAGTTTAAACGTGTTGTAGCGTCTCATACAGCTATTTTTAAAGCTGAAGAAGTTGCAAACGTCAAGGCAGCTGTTAAGAAAGCAGAAGCTCAAGCTGCTGAAGCAAAACCAACTTTAGGGGATGCCAACGAAGCTTTACAAGCTCTTAAAGATAAAATGGACGGTAAAACGACTAAAGCTAAAAAATAG
- the pyrR gene encoding bifunctional pyr operon transcriptional regulator/uracil phosphoribosyltransferase PyrR, which yields MSQKVLLNAKEVNIILHRLACQLIEKHNDFTNTVLIGLQPRGVFVANRLAKILEEDYKIKNIPLGHLDITFYRDDFRRGDKPLEANTTKINFLVENKNIVFIDDVLYTGRSIRAALTAIQSFGRPNEIELLTLIDRRFSRHLPIQPNYRGRQVDAINKEKVIVHWQENEGEDAVYLINK from the coding sequence ATGAGTCAAAAAGTTTTACTTAACGCTAAAGAGGTAAACATCATTCTTCATCGATTGGCTTGTCAACTTATTGAAAAACATAACGACTTTACTAATACGGTTTTAATAGGTTTACAGCCTCGTGGTGTTTTTGTAGCCAACAGGTTAGCTAAAATTCTTGAAGAAGATTATAAAATTAAAAACATTCCATTAGGGCATTTAGACATTACGTTTTATAGAGATGATTTTAGAAGAGGTGATAAGCCACTTGAAGCCAATACCACAAAAATTAATTTTTTAGTTGAAAATAAAAATATTGTGTTTATTGACGACGTATTGTACACAGGCAGAAGTATTCGAGCTGCATTAACCGCTATTCAATCATTTGGTAGACCTAATGAAATAGAATTGCTAACGTTAATAGATAGACGTTTTAGCAGACATTTACCCATACAACCTAACTACAGAGGCAGACAGGTTGATGCAATCAATAAAGAAAAAGTTATAGTACATTGGCAGGAAAATGAAGGAGAGGATGCTGTGTATTTAATTAATAAATAA
- a CDS encoding aspartate carbamoyltransferase catalytic subunit, protein MSELSVNHLLGIKYLTKQDIQLIFETADHFKEVINRPIKKVPSLRDITIANLFFENSTRTKLSFELAEKRLSADVINFSASQSSVKKGETLIDTVNNILSMKVDMVVMRHPNPGAGVFLSKHVNASIVNAGDGAHEHPTQALLDSYSIREKLGDVGGKNVVIVGDILHSRVALSNIFALQMQGANVMVCGPQTLIPKYIDKLGVKVETDLRKALNWCDVANMLRVQNERMDISYFPSSREYTQQFGVNKELLNSLNKEITIMHPGPINRGVEITSDVADSKQSIILEQVQNGVAIRMAVIYLLASKIKQ, encoded by the coding sequence ATGAGCGAATTAAGTGTCAATCACTTATTAGGAATAAAATATCTGACCAAACAAGATATTCAACTTATTTTTGAAACTGCCGATCATTTTAAAGAAGTTATTAATAGGCCTATTAAAAAAGTGCCATCCCTTCGAGATATTACCATTGCTAATTTATTTTTTGAAAATTCTACCCGAACAAAATTATCTTTTGAATTGGCAGAAAAAAGATTATCTGCAGATGTCATTAATTTTTCTGCATCGCAATCTTCTGTAAAAAAAGGAGAAACACTAATTGATACGGTAAACAATATTTTATCTATGAAAGTAGATATGGTAGTGATGCGTCACCCCAATCCAGGAGCTGGTGTTTTCTTATCAAAACATGTTAATGCGAGTATTGTAAATGCTGGAGATGGGGCGCATGAACATCCTACACAAGCCCTATTGGACTCATATTCAATACGTGAAAAATTAGGTGATGTTGGTGGTAAAAATGTTGTCATTGTTGGAGATATTCTTCACAGTCGTGTAGCGCTTTCAAATATATTTGCTTTGCAAATGCAAGGTGCAAATGTAATGGTATGTGGCCCCCAAACACTTATTCCTAAATATATTGATAAATTAGGAGTGAAAGTTGAAACAGACTTACGTAAGGCGTTAAACTGGTGCGATGTAGCCAATATGCTTCGTGTTCAAAATGAACGGATGGATATTAGTTATTTTCCTTCTTCACGAGAGTATACACAGCAATTTGGTGTAAACAAAGAGTTGTTAAACTCTTTAAATAAAGAAATTACCATCATGCACCCAGGTCCCATTAATAGAGGTGTTGAAATAACAAGTGATGTTGCTGATTCCAAGCAGTCCATTATTTTGGAGCAAGTACAAAATGGCGTTGCCATTCGAATGGCTGTTATTTATTTATTAGCATCAAAAATTAAACAGTAA
- a CDS encoding ribonuclease Z, with product MKLTILGCYSATPRVSTHTTSQVLEINNHMFLIDCGEGTQVELRRHKIKFNRIKHIFISHLHGDHFFGLVGLISTFRLLTRETDLHIYGPKGIKEVITLQMKLADSWTNYNLIFHELSSDSSELIFEDALVEVYTIPLEHRVYTNGYLFKEKEGERKLNIGAALDANIDKAYYNKLKQGFDVKNEDGETIKNRLVTSKGDKPKSYAFCSDTVYKEDIIPVIKDVDVLYHESTFLDKHAHLAPKTKHSTAKQAASIAKHANAKTLILGHYSSRYDNLEDFRTEAKTVFENVKLAKDGKSFDF from the coding sequence ATGAAATTAACCATATTAGGCTGTTACAGTGCTACTCCAAGAGTTTCAACACATACTACATCTCAAGTATTGGAAATAAATAACCACATGTTTTTAATTGATTGTGGAGAGGGTACACAGGTAGAATTACGCCGACATAAAATTAAGTTCAATCGTATTAAGCATATTTTTATTTCGCATTTACATGGTGATCATTTTTTCGGTTTGGTAGGTTTAATCTCAACATTTAGACTCCTTACAAGGGAAACAGATTTGCATATTTATGGACCAAAAGGTATTAAAGAGGTTATTACTCTTCAAATGAAATTGGCAGATTCTTGGACTAATTATAATTTGATTTTTCATGAATTATCATCTGATAGCTCTGAACTTATCTTTGAAGACGCCTTGGTTGAAGTATATACCATTCCATTAGAGCATCGTGTTTATACCAATGGATATCTGTTTAAGGAAAAGGAAGGAGAACGTAAGTTAAATATTGGAGCTGCATTAGATGCCAATATTGATAAAGCATATTACAATAAACTCAAACAAGGTTTTGATGTTAAAAATGAAGATGGTGAAACTATAAAAAATAGGTTAGTAACATCAAAAGGCGATAAGCCAAAAAGTTATGCCTTTTGTAGTGATACCGTTTATAAAGAAGATATTATACCAGTAATAAAGGATGTTGACGTATTGTATCATGAATCTACTTTTTTAGATAAACATGCACATTTAGCACCAAAAACAAAACACTCTACAGCAAAACAGGCTGCTTCTATTGCAAAACATGCAAATGCAAAAACACTTATTTTAGGACATTACTCTTCTCGTTATGATAATTTAGAAGATTTTAGAACAGAAGCAAAAACGGTTTTTGAAAATGTGAAATTAGCCAAAGACGGAAAATCTTTTGATTTTTAG
- the pdxH gene encoding pyridoxamine 5'-phosphate oxidase, producing MEKDLSNYRKSYEKQELLLKDVPENPMELFQKWFFEVDSFFTENETNAMTVSTFGLDGFPKNRVVLLKKYTYEGFIFYTNYNSEKGKAIAVNPNVCLSFFWPGAERQIIIKGKAEKIAENLSDGYFESRPRGSQLGAVVSNQSDIIDSREFLEKKLSDLENTYEGKDIPRPEFWGGYIVKPFEMEFWQGRPNRLHDRIRYLLQADYNWSINRLSP from the coding sequence ATGGAAAAGGATTTAAGCAATTACAGAAAGTCTTATGAAAAGCAAGAATTGCTTTTAAAAGATGTACCAGAAAACCCTATGGAGTTATTTCAAAAATGGTTTTTTGAAGTAGATAGTTTTTTTACAGAAAATGAAACGAATGCAATGACAGTTTCAACTTTTGGTTTGGATGGATTTCCTAAAAATAGGGTGGTACTTCTTAAAAAATACACTTATGAAGGTTTTATATTTTATACAAATTACAACAGCGAAAAAGGGAAGGCTATTGCAGTGAATCCAAATGTGTGTTTGTCATTTTTTTGGCCAGGAGCTGAACGCCAGATTATTATTAAAGGTAAAGCCGAAAAGATAGCAGAAAATTTAAGTGATGGCTATTTTGAATCACGTCCACGAGGCAGTCAATTAGGAGCTGTAGTTTCCAATCAAAGTGACATTATTGATAGTAGAGAGTTTTTAGAAAAAAAATTATCTGATTTAGAAAATACTTATGAAGGTAAAGATATTCCTCGTCCTGAATTTTGGGGAGGTTATATTGTTAAGCCCTTTGAAATGGAATTCTGGCAAGGTCGACCAAATAGGTTGCATGATAGAATTAGATACTTACTTCAAGCAGATTACAATTGGTCAATAAATCGACTATCTCCATAA
- a CDS encoding CAP domain-containing protein: MKFFTKFPLLVMLAIFSFSCTTDSLDDKANDVQLNIVSTETKPIEVEILELINSHRLSLGLNALSDMSLVKSVAYSHTDYMVDNNIVSHDNFFMRSSYLKENAGAKFVSENVAYGYTSAETVVKAWLKSEGHKANIEGDFTNFDVSAEESVDGKWYYTNIFIKK; encoded by the coding sequence ATGAAGTTTTTTACAAAGTTTCCCTTACTTGTAATGTTAGCTATTTTTAGCTTTTCTTGTACAACAGACAGTCTTGATGATAAAGCAAATGATGTTCAATTAAATATTGTTTCAACAGAAACTAAACCCATTGAAGTAGAAATACTTGAGTTAATTAATAGCCATAGATTATCTTTAGGATTAAATGCGCTATCAGATATGAGTTTAGTAAAATCTGTAGCCTATAGTCATACAGATTACATGGTGGATAATAATATAGTTTCTCATGATAATTTTTTTATGAGAAGTTCATATTTAAAAGAAAATGCAGGAGCTAAATTTGTGTCAGAAAATGTAGCTTATGGTTATACATCAGCAGAAACGGTAGTTAAAGCTTGGTTAAAAAGTGAAGGACATAAGGCCAATATCGAAGGTGATTTTACAAACTTTGATGTGTCAGCTGAAGAAAGTGTTGATGGTAAATGGTATTATACTAATATATTTATTAAAAAATAA
- a CDS encoding DUF3124 domain-containing protein yields the protein MKLNLLLFISIAMLSCNNQKEMSSISPENWSKRAINLSLKDSLEYGKTYLSIYSQIYSMSEHKTHNLTSMVSMRNTSDSDTIYLLKSEYFDTHGKLVRTYFDQPIYLAPLETTEIIIDEVDTSGGTGSNFIFEWKIPKNSSEPLFEGIMTSTMGQQGLSFTTSGNRIK from the coding sequence ATGAAATTGAACTTACTACTCTTTATAAGTATAGCAATGCTAAGTTGTAATAATCAGAAAGAAATGAGTTCTATAAGTCCCGAAAATTGGTCTAAACGAGCTATAAACTTAAGTTTGAAAGATTCATTAGAATACGGCAAAACATATCTTTCTATTTATTCTCAAATATATAGTATGTCTGAACATAAAACTCATAACCTAACTTCAATGGTTAGTATGAGAAATACGAGCGATTCCGATACCATATATTTATTAAAATCTGAATACTTTGACACACACGGAAAATTAGTTAGAACCTATTTTGACCAACCTATTTATTTGGCTCCGTTAGAAACTACTGAAATTATAATTGATGAAGTAGACACCTCAGGCGGTACAGGATCTAACTTTATATTTGAGTGGAAAATTCCTAAAAACAGTTCAGAGCCTTTATTTGAAGGAATAATGACTTCAACAATGGGACAACAAGGCTTGTCATTTACAACCTCAGGAAACCGCATTAAATAA